ATTGCCCGCCTGTGTGACCCAAGTGGCCGAGGGCATGGCGGTGCAAACCAACACGCCCACGTTGCAGTCCTACCGCCGAACCTTGGTGGAATTGCTCTTTGCAGAAGGCAACCATGTTTGTTCCGTTTGCGTGGCCAATAATCACTGTGAATTGCAGGATATGGCCACCACGGTGGGGATGGATCATAGCCATTTTGCCTACCAATTTCCCAAGCGGGATGTGGATGTTTCCCATGAAAAATTCGGACTCGATCGCAACCGTTGTATCTACTGCACCCGCTGCATTCGAGTGTGCGACGAAATTGAAGGAGCCAGGGTTTGGGATATTGCGTTCCGGGGCGAACGGGTCAAATTAATTGCCGGTTTGGATCAGCCCTGGGGTGATGTGGATGCTTGCACATCCTGCGGTAAATGCGTGGATGCTTGCCCCACGGGTGCTTTGTTTAAGAAAGGATCAACGGTTGCGGAAATGAC
This region of Limnothrix sp. FACHB-406 genomic DNA includes:
- the hoxU gene encoding bidirectional hydrogenase complex protein HoxU, with the protein product MAVVTLTIDGVAVAAEAKASILQAARSAGIAIPTLCHLEGVSDVGGCRLCVVEVAGINKLLPACVTQVAEGMAVQTNTPTLQSYRRTLVELLFAEGNHVCSVCVANNHCELQDMATTVGMDHSHFAYQFPKRDVDVSHEKFGLDRNRCIYCTRCIRVCDEIEGARVWDIAFRGERVKLIAGLDQPWGDVDACTSCGKCVDACPTGALFKKGSTVAEMTRDRDRLQFLQSAREEHQWTR